A single genomic interval of Zobellia nedashkovskayae harbors:
- a CDS encoding TetR/AcrR family transcriptional regulator, with translation MKKSKDENTEEQILEAAKNVFQAKGMDGARMQEIADKAGINKAMLHYYYRSKQLLFEAVFKNVFSLLAPQLNAILNDDSSIEEKVKNFTFNYISFISKHPYLPNFIIQELNRNPEFILKIKDSKGFPNLSKFKEQVDQEVENGSIKPISAEQLFINILALNIFPFVAKPLIMAFSNVDNQAYKQLMEDRKTEVANFIINSIKNT, from the coding sequence ATGAAAAAAAGTAAAGACGAAAATACCGAGGAGCAAATACTTGAAGCGGCAAAGAATGTATTTCAGGCCAAAGGAATGGATGGTGCACGGATGCAAGAAATAGCGGATAAAGCGGGTATAAACAAAGCTATGCTTCACTATTATTATAGAAGTAAACAACTGCTTTTTGAAGCCGTTTTTAAAAATGTTTTTTCCTTATTAGCGCCACAATTAAATGCTATTCTAAATGACGATTCTTCTATTGAAGAGAAAGTGAAAAATTTCACATTCAACTATATCTCTTTTATTAGCAAGCATCCTTATTTACCCAATTTTATCATTCAAGAATTGAATAGGAATCCGGAGTTTATTCTAAAAATAAAGGACAGTAAAGGATTTCCTAACCTTTCTAAATTTAAGGAGCAAGTAGATCAAGAGGTAGAAAACGGCAGTATAAAACCTATAAGTGCGGAGCAGTTGTTCATCAACATTCTAGCACTTAATATTTTTCCTTTTGTAGCCAAGCCTTTGATTATGGCTTTTTCCAATGTAGATAACCAAGCATATAAACAGCTTATGGAAGACCGTAAAACTGAAGTTGCTAATTTCATTATCAACTCTATAAAGAACACTTAG
- a CDS encoding DUF6503 family protein produces the protein MNKKLKSTLAVFLLTVTIATTVNAQNTDTKSAELLAALVGENGGYKALDAKKDVEYHFIYDNFAKGKDVSTERYIFNGEQAWGSYEQHDINVLPGTEGVALQSLVDNKPALTLVGKDITDPKAIGGTVFLRKVNFYWFAMMYKLQNPGSNYKYLGTKKVGDITYDKVSLTYSSDVTKKEQNDEFILYFNPETHLVDQFFFSLPAMGVNKPILKMTLSYEKVDGLLLSTVRKSYMPDKKGGYMETGVYTMSDIKFNNGFKKEDFLLK, from the coding sequence ATGAATAAAAAACTTAAAAGCACTTTAGCTGTATTTTTATTAACAGTAACAATTGCCACCACCGTAAACGCACAAAACACAGATACCAAATCAGCTGAATTATTAGCCGCCTTAGTAGGGGAGAATGGAGGCTATAAAGCCTTAGATGCCAAGAAAGATGTTGAGTACCATTTTATATATGACAACTTTGCTAAAGGAAAAGACGTGTCTACCGAACGTTATATTTTTAACGGAGAGCAGGCATGGGGTTCGTATGAACAACATGATATTAATGTGCTTCCTGGTACGGAGGGGGTTGCTCTTCAGTCTTTAGTAGATAATAAGCCAGCACTTACTTTAGTAGGAAAAGACATTACTGACCCAAAAGCAATTGGTGGCACTGTATTCTTACGTAAAGTGAATTTTTATTGGTTTGCCATGATGTATAAATTGCAGAATCCTGGTAGTAATTATAAATACTTGGGCACGAAAAAAGTAGGCGATATTACGTATGATAAGGTGAGTTTAACTTATAGTAGTGATGTTACTAAAAAGGAACAGAACGATGAGTTTATACTATACTTTAACCCTGAGACACACTTGGTAGATCAGTTCTTCTTTTCGTTACCCGCAATGGGCGTAAATAAGCCAATTTTAAAAATGACCTTATCTTATGAAAAAGTTGATGGTCTTTTATTATCTACGGTGCGCAAAAGCTATATGCCAGACAAAAAAGGAGGCTATATGGAAACCGGCGTTTACACAATGAGCGACATAAAATTCAATAATGGTTTTAAGAAAGAAGATTTTCTTTTGAAATAG
- a CDS encoding helix-turn-helix domain-containing protein, whose product MSITLPKVTYKSDSESDIEVMTFGETYKKLTKTTEHNPFAVHKIQFYLILIVTENVYSHYVDFKFYDLKKGSVLFVAKNQVQYFTEDFKNVKGFCIVLNSQFLEQNYFLSKNNNLNRLYNYHLENPVIHSEEMGNDEFIGVVEKLYFEYMLPNNFAKADILRAYIDIILLKAERVKQQHAIVGVKTQWLEVFNEFKNMLESNYAKTRSSRDYSSKLLISYKFLNDIVKKSTGKTVKAFIDDFVIIEIKRYLVTTSLSVKEISYKTGFEEPANMTKFFKKNTQQTPLKFRQKL is encoded by the coding sequence ATGAGCATAACACTACCTAAGGTTACCTATAAATCTGATAGTGAATCGGATATTGAAGTGATGACGTTTGGAGAAACCTATAAAAAGTTAACCAAAACTACAGAGCACAATCCTTTTGCTGTGCATAAAATTCAGTTTTACTTAATCTTAATAGTCACTGAGAATGTTTATTCCCATTATGTTGATTTTAAATTCTACGACTTAAAAAAGGGAAGTGTTCTGTTTGTTGCTAAAAATCAAGTGCAATATTTTACTGAAGATTTCAAGAATGTAAAAGGTTTTTGCATTGTATTAAATAGTCAGTTTTTGGAACAAAACTACTTTTTGTCGAAAAACAACAATTTAAACAGGTTATATAATTACCATTTAGAAAATCCGGTAATTCACTCAGAAGAAATGGGTAATGATGAGTTTATAGGTGTAGTTGAGAAACTCTATTTTGAATATATGCTTCCAAATAACTTTGCAAAAGCAGACATACTCCGCGCATATATTGATATTATTTTGCTAAAGGCAGAACGTGTAAAACAGCAACATGCCATTGTAGGGGTTAAAACGCAATGGTTAGAGGTGTTTAACGAGTTTAAAAATATGCTAGAATCTAACTACGCAAAAACAAGAAGCTCAAGGGATTATTCTTCCAAATTACTTATTTCCTATAAATTTTTGAATGACATAGTCAAGAAGTCCACAGGAAAAACTGTCAAAGCTTTTATAGATGATTTTGTAATTATCGAAATCAAGCGTTATTTGGTCACTACTTCCTTATCTGTAAAAGAAATTAGTTATAAAACAGGTTTTGAGGAACCCGCCAATATGACCAAATTCTTCAAAAAGAACACCCAACAAACACCTCTTAAGTTTAGACAAAAATTATAA
- a CDS encoding transglutaminase family protein, giving the protein MALKVSISHKTTYKYDRRINLSPHIFRLRPAPHSRTPIEAYSIKIKPENHFFNWQQDPFGNYLARIVFPEKTDFLSVDIEIIADLKTINPFDFFVEEAFEKYPFSYSEELKKELLPYLEITETGPLLMDYVDKIDKKTPKRSIDFLIGLNSGLYNYLNYTVRMEPGVQSCEQTLDKKLGSCRDFAWLLVQTLRHLGLAARFVSGYLVQLKSDEKSLDGPSGPEEDFTDLHAWTEVYLPGAGWIGLDSTSGLLAGEGHIPLACTPSFESAAPVSGLTDPCETEFIFNNSVTRIFESPRVTKPYTEDQWNAIYNLGFKVEEQLQEGDVRLTMGGEPTFVSIDDMESKEWNTAADGEHKRKLASELSVSLKNAFGKGGLLHHAQGKWYPGEPLPRWLIGIHWRKDGEKVWNNPKLLASFAETYKLPEDITSSFLKNLSKKLGTTDTSIIPAYEDGYYFMREEGKLPIDVDPKKYSKNDEGLRRKLGEILEQGVDKIIGHVLPLANKDSQWITNPWEFRLKYLYLIPGNSPIGLRLPLGSLPEDPEVPSEPTAEPEMFETKPKLKPYGYQLKQRTKSTSKKVSLEKQPYVRTAICAEVREGKLFLFLPPLDTAEDFLDLIASIEATAKELDVPVILEGYEPPRDNRLEVLKVTPDPGVIEVNVHPAKNWKELTDNTLLLYAEAKKCRLGTEKFMLDGKHTGTGGGNHVTLGGVTPADSPLLRNPQLLRSLLTFWQHHPGLSYLFSGAFIGPTSQAPRVDEARLENLYELEIAFSQIPDDEMVPFWLTDRLFRHLLTDITGNTHRAEFCIDKLYSPDSSSGRLGILELRAFDMPPHAQMSLMQMLLVRTLVAWFWKKPYKHNLVRWGTELHDKFLLEHYVKEDIKDIVEQLNDAGYPFQLDWFDPFFEFRFPLYGMVEINAMQIELRMAIEPWNVLGEEMTGGGTSRYVDSSLERVQIKINNFTEERYVLTCNGIKIQLNSTGVKGEYVAGVRYKAWEPWSALHPTLGVDTPLVFDVVDTWNNKSIGGCTYFVAHPGGLSYDNYPVNSYEAESRRINRFWDFGHTQGEIEPKQVVATTNFVGRMVERKGASTTFDYSEIPVNPEYPHVLDLRKKK; this is encoded by the coding sequence ATGGCACTGAAAGTATCAATATCACATAAGACAACATATAAATATGACAGAAGAATTAATCTTTCTCCGCATATTTTTCGACTAAGACCAGCACCACACAGTCGTACACCTATTGAAGCTTATTCAATTAAAATAAAACCAGAGAATCATTTTTTCAATTGGCAACAAGATCCCTTTGGTAATTATTTAGCGCGTATTGTATTTCCTGAAAAAACGGACTTTCTATCCGTAGATATTGAGATTATTGCCGATTTAAAAACGATTAACCCTTTTGATTTCTTTGTTGAGGAAGCTTTTGAAAAATATCCTTTTTCCTATTCTGAAGAATTGAAAAAAGAACTTTTACCCTACTTAGAAATAACCGAAACAGGTCCATTATTAATGGACTATGTTGATAAAATAGATAAAAAAACACCTAAAAGGAGTATTGACTTTTTAATTGGTCTTAACAGTGGTCTGTACAACTATCTGAATTATACAGTACGTATGGAGCCTGGCGTGCAGTCTTGCGAACAGACCTTAGATAAAAAATTGGGGTCATGTAGGGATTTCGCGTGGCTTTTAGTGCAGACTTTAAGACATCTAGGTCTTGCGGCACGTTTTGTATCAGGGTATTTGGTGCAATTAAAATCTGATGAAAAATCATTGGACGGTCCTTCTGGCCCAGAAGAAGATTTCACGGATTTACATGCATGGACAGAAGTATATTTACCTGGTGCAGGTTGGATCGGCTTGGATTCCACTTCCGGTCTTTTGGCAGGAGAGGGCCATATTCCGTTGGCCTGTACACCTTCTTTTGAAAGTGCCGCACCGGTATCTGGATTGACAGATCCTTGTGAAACGGAATTCATATTTAATAATTCAGTTACCCGAATTTTTGAATCACCAAGAGTAACAAAACCGTATACGGAGGATCAATGGAATGCTATCTATAACTTAGGATTCAAAGTAGAGGAGCAGTTACAAGAAGGAGATGTTAGATTAACCATGGGCGGTGAACCTACTTTTGTTTCCATAGATGATATGGAGTCCAAGGAATGGAACACCGCTGCGGACGGAGAGCATAAAAGAAAATTGGCCAGTGAGCTTTCAGTAAGTTTAAAAAATGCATTTGGTAAAGGTGGCCTGTTGCATCACGCACAAGGAAAATGGTATCCTGGAGAGCCCTTACCACGCTGGTTAATAGGAATACATTGGCGGAAAGATGGTGAAAAAGTATGGAACAACCCTAAACTGTTAGCCTCATTTGCCGAAACTTATAAATTACCTGAGGATATAACCAGCAGCTTTTTAAAGAATTTATCCAAGAAATTAGGTACTACAGATACAAGTATCATTCCCGCTTATGAAGATGGGTATTATTTCATGCGTGAAGAAGGAAAACTACCGATTGATGTTGATCCTAAAAAATATTCTAAAAACGATGAGGGCTTAAGACGCAAGCTTGGCGAGATTTTAGAACAGGGTGTTGATAAGATTATTGGTCATGTGTTACCATTAGCAAACAAAGACTCACAGTGGATTACCAATCCATGGGAGTTCCGTTTAAAATATCTATATCTTATTCCAGGTAATTCACCAATTGGTTTACGATTACCGTTGGGATCATTACCAGAAGATCCAGAAGTACCTTCTGAACCTACTGCAGAACCAGAAATGTTCGAGACTAAACCAAAACTGAAACCTTATGGTTACCAACTAAAACAACGGACAAAATCAACTTCAAAAAAAGTAAGTTTAGAAAAACAGCCTTATGTACGTACCGCCATTTGTGCAGAGGTAAGAGAAGGTAAGTTATTTCTTTTTCTACCGCCGTTAGATACTGCAGAAGACTTTTTGGATTTAATTGCCAGTATAGAAGCAACTGCCAAGGAATTGGATGTGCCTGTTATTTTAGAGGGTTACGAACCACCAAGAGACAACCGTTTAGAGGTTCTTAAAGTTACTCCTGATCCAGGGGTAATAGAAGTAAATGTACATCCGGCAAAGAACTGGAAAGAGCTTACGGATAACACCTTATTATTGTATGCCGAAGCTAAAAAATGTAGATTAGGAACAGAAAAGTTCATGCTGGACGGGAAACACACGGGCACAGGTGGCGGAAACCACGTTACTTTAGGTGGTGTTACCCCAGCAGATAGTCCGTTGCTCAGAAACCCTCAGTTGCTTCGTAGTTTACTTACGTTTTGGCAACATCACCCTGGTCTATCCTATTTGTTTTCAGGAGCCTTTATTGGTCCCACAAGTCAAGCGCCACGTGTAGATGAAGCGCGACTAGAAAATTTATACGAACTGGAAATCGCTTTTTCTCAAATCCCAGATGATGAAATGGTACCGTTTTGGTTAACGGACCGGCTTTTTAGACACCTGTTGACAGACATTACGGGAAACACCCACAGGGCTGAATTTTGTATCGATAAATTATATTCCCCAGATAGCTCATCAGGAAGATTAGGTATTCTAGAGCTTCGGGCTTTTGATATGCCGCCGCATGCGCAAATGAGTTTAATGCAAATGTTATTGGTGCGTACGCTTGTTGCTTGGTTCTGGAAAAAACCATACAAACACAATTTAGTGCGTTGGGGAACTGAGCTACATGATAAATTCTTATTGGAGCATTATGTAAAAGAAGATATTAAGGATATTGTAGAGCAACTTAATGACGCGGGTTATCCGTTTCAATTAGATTGGTTTGATCCTTTCTTTGAGTTTAGATTTCCTCTTTATGGTATGGTTGAAATTAATGCCATGCAAATTGAACTTCGTATGGCCATTGAACCTTGGAACGTACTAGGAGAGGAGATGACAGGAGGAGGAACCTCAAGATATGTTGATTCTTCTTTGGAGAGGGTTCAAATTAAGATAAACAACTTTACGGAAGAGCGTTACGTTTTAACCTGTAACGGTATAAAAATACAATTGAACAGTACCGGTGTAAAAGGAGAATATGTAGCTGGTGTCCGTTATAAAGCTTGGGAACCTTGGTCTGCCTTACACCCCACATTGGGCGTAGATACACCATTGGTTTTTGATGTGGTAGATACTTGGAACAATAAGTCTATAGGTGGGTGCACTTATTTTGTGGCTCATCCCGGTGGTCTCTCCTACGACAATTATCCCGTAAACAGTTATGAGGCGGAATCTAGAAGAATTAATCGCTTTTGGGATTTTGGTCATACGCAAGGAGAAATTGAACCTAAACAAGTAGTCGCTACAACAAATTTTGTGGGTAGAATGGTAGAACGTAAGGGTGCATCAACTACTTTTGACTATTCAGAGATTCCCGTAAACCCAGAATATCCCCATGTTCTTGATTTACGGAAAAAGAAATAA
- a CDS encoding circularly permuted type 2 ATP-grasp protein, producing MIKTTWLSNYFTDYKYDEMFTPKMDVKPHWTKLFKGLGELGEEGLNARQRDIDWLLAENGVTYNVYNDPKGLHRPWNLNAVPFLLHESEWKLVETGLQQRAELLNLVLKDVYGERNLIKNGIVPSEIIYGHRGFLRQCTGIKYTAKKLLSMYAADIARGTDGRLWVVNDRAEAPSGMGYALENRSTTSRMLPEMFSKMNVKGLSGFFQEFNQMLVDAAPDNRENPNIVILTPGSHNETYFEHAFLASFLGYPLVQGNDLVVRNGFLWMKSLKGLKQVDVVLRRVDDAYIDPLELREDSRLGVAGLLDVVRRNNVAIINPVGSAVLENPGLIPFMPAIARYFLKEELILPQIASWWCGQEKERNYVLNNISSLVIKRIDRTNRESIHFGEFLTPDEIEKLKAEINLRPYRFVAQEKISFSTAPNLTNGKIEPRNLVARTFSIATEDGYSVMPGGLVRVAPDRDTVRVSNQRGGTSKDFWILEDAASKETKAHYWQPKPSIGATGLNDLPSLTAENLYWAGRYVGRTLVNARFLRMVLKQMVLVQNSSEKPDSVKLQVLFNAVTQLTGTFPGFSKANKKGEFAMDDPYKEILSVILDKDRSGSLAHTISMFSNSYYSIRNLWSSDMWRVFENIQKIWRNFEEDSDRSINKIIKVLNQLITRLIAFMGLIEESIMVQQGLLLYFIGLQLEQSTLTITKCRSLLSIKYDEQVEYELLEYLLVSHESLNIYRHSYRSYIQIEHVIDLIMLDLEYSRSLTYMFNRIQKDISKLPHSDSMHHLVDYQKYIFEGFSKLRLANSMDLVKSESKDDVVRKDLDNLLEELSDLLYETSQSISKTYFDHTTKQNQLVRQSFPI from the coding sequence GTGATAAAAACAACGTGGTTAAGTAATTACTTTACAGATTATAAGTACGATGAAATGTTTACTCCAAAGATGGATGTTAAACCGCATTGGACAAAACTTTTTAAAGGTCTGGGGGAACTAGGTGAAGAAGGGTTAAATGCACGTCAGAGAGATATTGACTGGCTTTTAGCAGAGAATGGTGTCACCTATAATGTTTATAATGACCCTAAAGGACTGCATAGACCATGGAATCTAAACGCGGTTCCTTTTTTACTGCATGAGAGCGAATGGAAACTTGTTGAAACAGGATTACAGCAAAGAGCAGAGTTATTAAACCTAGTGCTCAAAGATGTCTATGGCGAGCGTAATCTTATCAAAAACGGAATCGTACCCAGTGAGATTATTTATGGCCACCGCGGCTTTTTACGCCAATGTACAGGAATAAAATATACTGCTAAAAAACTACTTTCTATGTACGCTGCGGATATTGCCCGCGGTACAGATGGGCGTTTGTGGGTCGTAAATGACCGCGCAGAAGCTCCCTCCGGTATGGGGTACGCATTAGAGAACAGATCTACCACAAGTAGAATGTTACCGGAAATGTTCTCTAAAATGAACGTAAAGGGTCTTTCTGGTTTTTTCCAAGAGTTCAACCAAATGTTGGTTGATGCTGCTCCTGATAATAGGGAAAATCCAAACATCGTTATTTTAACTCCGGGTTCTCATAACGAAACTTATTTTGAACATGCTTTTTTAGCTTCTTTTCTAGGTTATCCATTAGTACAGGGCAATGATTTAGTAGTTCGTAACGGATTTTTATGGATGAAATCCTTAAAGGGATTAAAACAAGTAGATGTTGTTCTTAGAAGAGTAGATGATGCATATATAGATCCATTAGAACTTAGAGAAGACTCACGTCTTGGTGTTGCGGGGTTACTAGATGTCGTGCGAAGAAATAACGTGGCAATTATAAATCCTGTGGGTAGTGCCGTATTGGAAAATCCTGGGTTAATACCTTTCATGCCGGCCATAGCAAGATATTTTCTTAAAGAAGAACTTATTTTACCTCAAATAGCTTCATGGTGGTGTGGTCAGGAAAAGGAACGGAATTATGTTTTAAACAATATTTCTAGCCTCGTAATTAAAAGAATAGATCGTACCAATCGCGAGAGTATTCATTTTGGGGAATTTTTGACTCCAGATGAAATAGAAAAGCTAAAAGCAGAAATTAACCTTAGACCATACAGATTCGTGGCCCAAGAGAAAATTAGTTTTTCTACAGCTCCAAATCTTACCAACGGAAAAATTGAGCCACGTAATTTAGTGGCTAGAACTTTCTCCATTGCTACGGAAGATGGGTATTCGGTAATGCCGGGCGGTCTAGTGCGTGTTGCTCCGGATAGAGATACCGTTCGTGTATCCAATCAGCGAGGTGGTACCAGTAAAGATTTTTGGATACTGGAAGATGCAGCAAGTAAAGAGACCAAAGCACATTACTGGCAACCAAAACCATCTATTGGTGCTACAGGTTTAAATGATTTGCCCAGCCTTACTGCTGAAAATCTGTATTGGGCCGGTCGTTATGTGGGTCGTACCTTAGTAAATGCACGTTTTTTAAGGATGGTGCTTAAACAGATGGTTCTTGTTCAGAATAGTAGTGAAAAACCAGATAGTGTTAAGTTACAGGTGCTTTTTAACGCAGTAACACAGTTAACCGGAACCTTTCCGGGATTCTCCAAGGCAAATAAAAAAGGAGAATTTGCAATGGATGATCCTTATAAAGAAATACTGTCCGTTATTCTAGATAAAGATCGCTCCGGGAGTTTAGCACACACCATTAGTATGTTCAGTAATTCTTACTATTCCATAAGAAACCTTTGGTCTTCGGATATGTGGCGCGTTTTTGAGAATATTCAAAAAATATGGAGAAATTTTGAAGAGGATTCTGATAGATCTATAAACAAAATAATAAAAGTGCTCAATCAATTAATAACCCGTTTAATTGCATTTATGGGCTTAATTGAAGAAAGCATAATGGTGCAGCAAGGTTTGTTGCTTTACTTTATTGGCTTGCAGCTAGAACAGAGTACACTAACAATTACCAAATGCAGATCTTTATTATCTATAAAGTATGATGAACAAGTAGAGTATGAATTATTAGAGTATCTATTAGTTAGTCATGAAAGTTTAAATATCTACAGACATAGTTACCGTTCTTATATACAAATAGAGCATGTTATTGATTTGATTATGCTTGATTTGGAATATTCAAGATCACTAACCTATATGTTTAATAGGATTCAAAAAGATATATCAAAATTACCTCACTCAGATTCTATGCATCATTTGGTGGATTATCAGAAATATATATTTGAAGGGTTTTCAAAATTACGTTTAGCTAATTCAATGGATCTTGTAAAATCCGAATCAAAAGATGATGTAGTACGAAAAGATTTAGATAATTTACTGGAGGAACTATCCGACTTACTTTATGAAACGTCCCAATCCATATCAAAAACTTATTTTGATCACACGACCAAGCAAAATCAATTAGTTAGACAGTCTTTTCCAATTTAG
- a CDS encoding transglutaminase family protein: protein MIFNITHITKYEYNAPVSYCHNIATLRPRESNGQQLLSYKIDVVPEPAEISERVDFFGNYLTRFSIQTQHTVLKVITQSKVLRDYTQQHESFFSDSCKGVTLNDALNALNSNDPEIIEAKQYILESIFIRKTDQAIKDYAELSFNGNRSVFEAAYELMQRIYTDFDFDSGFTTISTPIDEVMREKKGVCQDFAQIAIACIRSIGLPARYISGYIETLPPEGKEKLVGSDASHAWFAIYIPTFGWVDFDPTNNQIPLNQHIVVGWGRDYYDVPPLKGVVFGSGKSKLKVAVDIAAAAQ from the coding sequence ATGATATTCAATATTACACATATTACGAAATATGAATATAACGCTCCGGTTAGTTATTGTCATAATATAGCAACCCTAAGGCCTCGGGAATCTAACGGCCAGCAATTGTTGTCTTATAAAATTGATGTTGTTCCTGAGCCTGCGGAAATATCTGAACGAGTAGATTTTTTCGGGAATTACTTAACTCGTTTTTCTATACAAACGCAGCATACCGTATTAAAAGTAATCACCCAAAGTAAAGTGTTACGTGATTATACGCAACAACATGAATCATTTTTTTCCGATTCTTGCAAAGGGGTTACTTTAAATGATGCTTTAAATGCTTTAAATAGTAATGATCCTGAAATTATAGAGGCTAAGCAATATATATTAGAGTCTATTTTTATCCGCAAAACAGATCAGGCCATTAAGGATTATGCAGAACTATCATTTAATGGCAATAGATCGGTTTTTGAAGCGGCTTATGAATTAATGCAGCGCATTTATACAGATTTTGATTTTGATTCCGGGTTTACAACTATTTCTACACCTATTGACGAGGTTATGAGAGAAAAAAAAGGAGTTTGTCAAGATTTTGCACAAATAGCCATTGCCTGTATTAGATCAATTGGGTTACCAGCCCGTTACATTAGTGGTTATATAGAAACATTACCTCCCGAAGGAAAAGAGAAGCTAGTGGGTTCTGATGCCTCCCATGCTTGGTTCGCTATTTATATACCTACTTTTGGTTGGGTAGACTTTGATCCTACAAATAATCAAATTCCTTTAAACCAGCATATTGTTGTGGGTTGGGGCAGGGATTATTATGATGTCCCGCCATTAAAGGGTGTCGTGTTCGGTAGTGGTAAAAGCAAACTTAAAGTTGCTGTTGATATAGCCGCAGCGGCCCAATAG
- a CDS encoding glutamine amidotransferase has translation MILILKTGTTYNSIKSEYRDFEDWIITNMNLKEGEFLIHPTEDYQTVPPDNNYKGIVITGSHAMVTDIEPIENKMCSWLLNAHNNGMPLLGICYGHQLLCALVGGTVSYNSMGTVIGSEKTMLTAEGQTDKLLGEFPPDFKVYKAHKQSVSDLPKSAKILSVNETGMIDAFRLDERTWGVQFHPEFDQNITKAYINELSDELVSEGRDFLKLTNEVDDIAYGPKLLKRFRWITENT, from the coding sequence ATGATTCTTATACTAAAAACAGGAACTACATATAACTCCATCAAGTCCGAATACCGAGATTTTGAAGATTGGATTATTACAAATATGAATTTGAAAGAAGGTGAGTTTTTAATTCATCCGACTGAAGATTATCAGACTGTGCCTCCAGATAACAACTACAAAGGAATAGTAATTACAGGGTCACACGCAATGGTTACTGATATTGAGCCTATTGAGAATAAAATGTGTAGTTGGTTGCTGAATGCGCACAACAATGGAATGCCCCTGTTGGGCATTTGTTATGGACACCAATTACTGTGTGCCCTTGTTGGTGGAACTGTATCATACAATAGTATGGGAACAGTTATTGGTTCGGAAAAAACTATGTTAACTGCAGAAGGCCAAACAGATAAGCTTCTTGGTGAATTTCCACCTGATTTCAAAGTCTATAAAGCCCATAAACAAAGTGTATCTGATCTCCCAAAATCAGCCAAGATTCTTTCTGTTAACGAAACCGGTATGATAGATGCTTTTAGATTAGATGAACGTACTTGGGGCGTTCAGTTCCATCCTGAGTTTGACCAAAATATCACTAAAGCTTACATTAATGAACTTTCTGATGAACTGGTAAGTGAAGGACGAGATTTTTTAAAGTTAACTAATGAAGTTGATGATATAGCTTATGGTCCTAAACTATTAAAACGTTTCAGATGGATAACAGAAAATACTTGA
- a CDS encoding sigma-70 family RNA polymerase sigma factor has product MRQLKITKQITNRDTKSLEKYFQEISKIDLITAEEEVELTRRIREGDQIALNKLVNANLRFVVSTAKQYQGSGLRLSDLINEGNIGLVKAAKRFDETRGFKFISYAVWWIRQAIMSAISQHSRMVRIPLNKIGEISKINQVYSSLEQSYQRPPSAIEIARELDMSASQVKIAVKNSGKHLSMDAPFKEGEGSNLYDVVKSNDAISPDAGMMMDSLRTDIDSILNTLPNRESEIIKLYYGIGERAPISLSEIGELFDITRERVRQIREKAIRLLRNKSQNEILKAYL; this is encoded by the coding sequence ATGAGGCAACTAAAGATCACTAAACAAATTACAAACAGAGATACTAAATCCTTAGAAAAGTACTTTCAAGAAATATCCAAAATTGATTTAATTACCGCAGAGGAAGAAGTAGAACTGACCAGAAGAATACGTGAAGGAGATCAGATTGCCCTTAATAAATTAGTAAATGCCAATTTACGTTTTGTAGTTTCTACAGCAAAACAATATCAAGGAAGTGGCTTACGACTTTCGGATTTGATCAATGAAGGAAATATTGGATTGGTTAAAGCAGCAAAACGTTTTGATGAAACCCGCGGATTTAAATTTATCTCGTATGCCGTATGGTGGATTAGACAAGCTATAATGTCCGCAATTTCACAACATTCGCGAATGGTACGAATACCATTGAATAAGATTGGCGAAATCAGTAAAATTAATCAAGTATACTCTTCTTTAGAACAATCTTACCAACGTCCTCCTAGTGCTATTGAAATTGCCAGAGAATTAGACATGAGTGCTTCGCAAGTTAAAATTGCAGTAAAAAACTCTGGAAAGCATTTGTCTATGGACGCGCCTTTTAAAGAAGGAGAGGGTTCTAATTTATATGATGTTGTAAAATCCAATGATGCGATCAGTCCTGATGCGGGTATGATGATGGATTCACTTAGAACGGACATAGATTCCATTCTAAACACACTTCCAAATAGAGAAAGTGAAATTATAAAGCTTTATTATGGTATTGGAGAGCGAGCACCAATAAGCTTAAGTGAAATTGGTGAACTCTTTGATATTACTCGGGAACGTGTTAGACAAATCAGAGAAAAAGCCATCCGCCTTTTAAGAAATAAATCGCAGAACGAAATTTTAAAAGCATATCTCTAA